TCGATGTTTCAGCACAGTGGAACAGACTCTCTCCCACTGAAGGCTTCATCATCGGGCAGCTGATGTACTTCGAAGCTGAAACTCTCTACGTGCCAGACAGCGAACGCTTATTCGTCCATTTCTGTCACGTGACTACGAACAGCTCACGTGACTCCTTGCCGCGGATCAACATTATCAATAACCACGGGTAATAAACGCTTTTAAATGCACCGCTTTATCCTTCATGGAGTTTAAGGCTGAAGGTTTATAGCTGAGCTGCTGTGCTTTTCATGTTCTTCAGCTGTTTGATGGACAGCAGGAGGAGCAGCCAGTCCAGGTTCATAAACAGCAGCAAGAGGAACGTGGTCAGGTTCACCATCGATGCCTTCGTCCTGCAGGGAAAAGTGCAGAAGGTATAGAAACTTTCATGATTCTGCGGTTCATCTCAATGACTTTCTGCTTCTCCtagaagactccttccataaacattTACATGCTCTGTACACGTCCTGGTGAACGAGATGCTTTCAAAATGATGGATAATAATGAGCACGTTAATATAAAGCTGTTCTTCAGAGAATCGATTAATCCAGAGTGGGTGGAGCCTAAAGCAGTGtatgaaatatttacatttgaggGAAGTTAAAAAATACGAAGCTTTAAGATTGTTTCAAATcgtagcttttttttattacagtatttGTTTATTCACTGTGAGATGTCCATCAGAAGCTCTGTTCCAACAGAGACGTCAAAGCTGTGCAGCTATGACCAGCAGGAGCAGAGGTACGACCCTGAAACCTCGTCCTCACATTGTGTTTATGCAAATTTACCACTCTTTagtattcaccactgttttgtttatgtattagGTGGGAGGAGCTTCACGGTGTagactctgtgtgtttgtgctgtgacTCATACTGCATTCCTAAGATGACAAGTAAGGACCTCACACCTGCACACCTCACACAAAACCACCCACCTCACAACCAAACCTACCTCCCACCCAcctcacacacccacccacctacctcacacacccatacacctcACAACTACACCTGCCTCCCACCcacctcacacacccacacctcacacccacctcacacacccacccacctacctcacacacccatacaccACACAACTCACAACTACACCCACCTCACACAACTCACAACCCCACCCACCTCACAACCCCACCCAcctcacacacccacccacctcaGTCCTCACATACCCACCCACCTTAAACACACCTCGCACCCCAGCCACCTTGCACCCCTacccacctcacacacacctcacatacacacctcCTCACACCCACACCTAccttacacacacccacaccaccccaaacacctcacactcacacccacccACTTCAAACACAACTCTCACACCCACCCACCTCGCACACACctcacacccacccacactcacacacctcaccccccaccacacacccacctcactctcatacacacctcacaccccTACCcacctcacacacccacacccctaTCCTCCTTtctcacaccttacacactcgtcacacacaaaccaactcacacacccacaaaccCACCTCACCCACTGATGGGTTTGAGCTGTTTTGAAGTACATGGGTAAGAACATGCGAATGCAAATTGAGGCTGAAATCCAGCTGAATAGTTAGCTAGCTGTAATACTTGTGgatacttggcttgaaaaaagaaaattgatcGCTGAGTGGTGAAGGTGCTGGACTTTGGCTTCGAAATTCCTAAGTTCAAATCCCCAAACTGGAACTCttagggcccctgagcaaggcccttaacccctgaGCTGCTAAATGTATATCTGAGCGTTCCATGAAATGCAGATTAATGGTGATTTTTGTGTGCAGCACTGATCCAACCTTTGACGAATGAATTTGGGACTTTAGTGGAGCAACACCCAGAGGGAAAGAGCAAAAACCCAACACAGAGCATCACGGAAATCTTCACCTCGAAGCCTGAACACAAGCTTTTTCCGTCTGAGAGAGATTACGGAACAACCAGTCCGGAGAGGACGCTCCCGTCGGAGCATGGGCATGGAACTGTCACACCACCCAGAGAACACCTGCTGGAGAGCGAGAACGAACTACTGATGCCAGATAGCGAGAGAGGAGTACTGACACAGGAGAGTGATCATGGAAAGATCACACTAGAGGATACACCTACACCAGAGGTTGAGCAGGGATTACTCACACCAGAGAGTACACACACAACCCTCACGCCAAATAGTGAGCACAAAATACTGATACCCGATGACGAGCATGGAGAGATCACATGGGGAGGAACACCTACACTGGAGAGTGAGCACGAAATGCCGCCGGCGCCAGACGGTGAGCACGAAATGCCGCCGCCAGACGGTGAGCGAAATGCCGCCGGCGCCAGACGGTGAGCACGAAATGCCGCCGGCGCCAGACGGTGAGCACGAAATGCCGCCGGCGCCAGACGGTGAGCACGAAATGCCGCCGCCGCCAGACGGTGAGACGAAATGCCGCCGCCAGACGGTGAGCACGAAATGCCGCCGGCGCCAGACGGTGAGCACGAATGCCGCCGCCAGACGGTGAGCACGAAATGCCGCCGCCAGACGGTGAGCATGGCCTACTGACACTATATAAAGAGCACAAAGATCTACTGCTAAAAAGTGAGCAAAGACCATTGATTGTAGATGGTGAGCATGTAATACTGACTCCAGAGGACAAGCATGGAAAGACCACACCAGAGACTCCGCCCACACTGGTTGGTGTGTATGAAACACTGCTGCCAGAGGCTGAACGTGGATCACTGACGCCGGATAGTGAGCACAGAAAAGCTGAAACATTCGCTCCTCCTGCAGAGCAGAACCTAATCGCACCGGTGTACAAACACGCAGAGCTGCAGGAACCTTACAGGATATTCGAGGAAGTGTTCGGACTCAGCTGAGGAGGAAAAACTCAAAACACCATTCACTTgatggcaataaaaaaaaatctgaaaaaaagccTGTCCAATACTGGTGTTTTTTAGTTCGTGTTTTAAAGTCTGATTTTATTCCAATCAGGTCACATGATGAACCGATAAAACATCAGGTGTGTCTCCTAAATAATCCTAATAAATCCTGCAGCTGGAGGCTCCTGAGATAGACCTTCAGATTTAACATTGGATGGAAATGGCAGATTTACACTGCAGTGTTTGTCTCGCTCTCAGTCATGGACTGTGTGAATTGTAGGAACATTGGGGaacatcatattttttattctcattagGGGGTCACCACTGAGGAGCATCTGACTCCAACAAGCAGAACATATACTAAATAAGAGGACTAGATAAGAACATTTGCAGCAGAGAAAAAATCCTAAACTGCCATTTGCTTAGGGTTTATTTTATCACCACAACATTGTTTTAACATGCGACTAatcacgcatttctgtttttattaaaaagacacataacagacacacaaataaaacaacctgaatctcagagAATATTTTCCTCAGACATAAGTTATTAGAAAACTCGAAATGGcttctttttaataaaccaGTTCACATCGAATAAAAAAATTCTCTGATTCTGTATGAAAGTTAGaggaggtacagtttctccggtgtcacctcattaaccgtccgtgtggaaacatttacaagaatattttctcatgctctatgttgagtttggtttcactaataaactTAATCTAAAAAcgtaatttaaggtacatttggaacagatacaaatgtatgattaatcgtgagttacTCGTGACAATGTGATTAATTACCATCAAATATtctaatcgattgacagccgtAATATTAATGACTTGTCTATTTATCAGCGTGACACTTAAACAGGTAATAACTCCTTTTTATTAAagcacaaacttctttactgTACCTTGAGtggaaaaagtgcagtcagaaattttacttttaccagaatcttttaaaacTCGAGGttctgcacttctactgagcGAACGATGTTGAACCATTCggggaaaaatgtttttagttttatttatagttttttttattttttttatttttttatatttattttatttatttcaggggAGGGGATGTTGTTGCTCTGTGTtcatgttctgtgtgtgttttcagtagGTAATCATCAAACAAATCTAATTATTGAATGTAACTGAACAAAAACTTCTCAAATATCCAACCTTTATTTATAGATGTTTcaggtaaaaagaaagaaacgtgTGTAAATGAATTGTATTCATTGCTGGAGCTGCCTGTGgttttctccctttttctctttgtgaGTAAATGATTGTGTTCTGCTTCACGTTGTTTTGAATCCTACAATTACTATTTACATAATAGTGACCACAAGGGGGCGACTTTCACCCAAGaaattgtgaaaatgtgaaactATAACCACCAGATCAACACAATCAGTGGATAAAACTTGTCGTAATCAACTATTATTTAATGTCAAAAATATCCATCATAACCACTCCAGTTTGtctcttatttctcttttacaGTTAAAATGGAGCTTCAAAATTTTGTAAATCCAAAATCTTATATCTTATTGTGTGGTCTAATGAAAACACTCAGATTTAAAGTTTGATTGGATGAATCAAATTACACTCCATAGAATTTTGCCTTCAGTCTGATCTTTTCTGATCAGTACCTCAGGACTGTAACCTTCTAGCATCTATTGCCCACATCTCATCAAATGACTGTCTAAAACACATGATATGCCTGGATCAAGGAATTACAGGTGTCCAGTTCATTTCTCTTTTGTGTCTCTTTTGAATTTCTTTTGGAGAAATAAAATAGACACAAATACAGTGGTGTAAGATGTTGTTTCTCTCACACTTTAAAAGTGCAGTGCCAAAAGCTGTATATGTTATTGGCTGGTGTACATGAAGAAGGTCAGATCTCGGCTTTGGAATGTGACTGAACTAAATTATCCACAGTCCAGTGTTTCTTTTAATCCCAAGAGCATCAATTTTGTTTACCCCCAAAAAACTGTAAGGGGGTTTAGCCTTTGGGATCTATAGGTAAAATTCATGTCAGTGAGATGAAGACAAACACAGCAGTCTGATTAGTTTTGTCCAATCACTTTCCAAAGCTGAGATCTGACCATTAACACTACAACTAATCCACAGTTTGGGAACTTTTTGCTGATGATCGCTGTGTTTATATTCAATCAGTGTGACATCAGAATATATCTTATAAATCAACATACtggacaaaataataaactctttcaTCTCTAAAACACccgtttttaaatatatgatgaaaggagaaagagtgtgtgtgtgttttaatttgttattcACAGAAAGTGGATTctgtttagaaatgagtttattagagggacagcgcatgtgggacgttttggagacaaggtgagggaggtgagattgagatggtttggacatgtgcagaggagggacatggggtatatcagtaggagaatgctgaggatggagacaccaggaaggaggaaaagaggaagaacaaggaggagatttgtgtgtgtgtgtgtgtgtgtgtgtgtgtgtgttttaaatacacttaTAGTTGTGATTTTGTTCACATTATATGCTGCAGAAAAGGAGTCCATGTTGAAggaagtttatttattacatctctatgatataatattgtataataaagAATCAGACAGTGTTTGTGATCCTACAGTTGCTCCATGGATTAAAAAGTGTAACGCACTCCGAGGTCTTGATGACTCAGCGTTTGTGTAAATAGCTGAATATGAATAAAACCAGCATCAGCACAATCAAACCCTTCTGTTCAGTTCAGGAGAAATGAGGCAGTAAAATGTTTACTGAAAGAAACGAAGCTTAAAAGTGATTCTCAGCAGCACAGACTTGCTTTGGAAAAGTTCacatttggaaaataaaaacgtATTAATAATACAGAAATCTGATCTGATCTTCAGTGGCGTATTTACCAGGCTGTGTTTCTAActgtttattcttcttcttcttcttcttcttaggCTACATACAGTTCTATAAAGTCGTGATGTTTCTGAGTGTGTTTGGGACGCAGCCGTGATCATCACGTGATTTTAAAATATCATTTATAGTATTGCTATAAAATCTAAACAGATAaaacatctctacactacaggAAAGCTTCATGTTGGTCTTTCTTATTTTGTCTTCAATGTTGAACGTCCATTTTTTTAACATCGCCGTTGCTAACactctccacctctccttccTCATCCCACTCTCCTCGACCTCTTTCTCCATCCAGGTTCTGGTTTGGGTTCTGTATAGGAGGAGGGGTGAGTGGTGGTAGAGGGATCTCTTCCCCTTTTTTGGCGAGTTCGGCGAGTTCGTGTGCGGAACATGTGGGAGTGGGAGTGGGGTAGGTCTGGTGGAAAGTGTCGTAATCCACTTCATAGAATCCTTCCTCCAGAGAGAGCACTGGAGTAAAGCGTTCTCCCCAAAGTACCTCAGAGTCCAGGTATGAGCTGCGGGCCTGACATGTCatgcctaaacacacacacacacacacacagtaaagaaTTGTGATCATGACATACTGCTCAGAAAGtttcacaagcacacacaggttgatctgtttatagttacattttatattatgaaGTAGTTCctgttacacacactgtatattatagtagctacaaacacacatttcctcATCAGCTTTTCTCTATTCACTCTCCAAATCCACACGTCTTTAGGTCATGTAAATGGTCAGGAGTCAGATTTGGAGTGGGATTAcactaaattaattaataacaagACTAACACCTTATAGTGTTTGGGGTAAAAACAATGATGTCCTCCAATTTTACTCAAATGATCACAATATGTTCCATGGATGAAGACAAACACAGCAGAAtaagtttggtgtgtgtgtgtgtgtgtctgtgtgtgtgtgtgtgtgtgtgtgtgtgtgtgtgtgtgtgtgtgtgtgtgtgagagctccagttttgtatataaaagtcatttcttttgttctctgcGTCGTCTCAGGGATTAATACCGGAATTTCCCCAGAATCTCTAATGAACACTGGAACTGAGTAAACTCGACATAGAGAGCAATTATTCTATTCATATTGGTAcaggtattgtgtgtgtgtgtgtgtgtgtgtgtgtgtgtctgtgtgtgtgtgtgtgtcagtgtgtctgtgtgtgtgtgtgtgtgtgtgtgtgtgtgtcagtgtgtctgtgtgtgtgtgtgtgtgtgtgtgtgtgtcagtgtgtgtgtgcgcatgtgtgtgtttgtgtgtgtatctgagagCACGAGCTTAAAACACATTGACAGAGCGGCCTCAGGAAATCAAAACCTGAGAAGAAATAGAGTTCAAATCAAAGATCaaatctcctctctctctgtttctctctctccctctctctctctctctctctctctctctctctctctgtttctctctcctctctctctctctctctgtttctctctctctcctcctctctctctctgtttctctcctctctctctctctctctgtttctctctctctctctctctctctgtttctctctctccctctctccctctctctgtttctctctctctctctct
This sequence is a window from Silurus meridionalis isolate SWU-2019-XX chromosome 21, ASM1480568v1, whole genome shotgun sequence. Protein-coding genes within it:
- the zp3d.2 gene encoding zona pellucida sperm-binding protein 3d.2 isoform X5, with product MGLVFVFMALFGTFARAAGSDPLPFPVPTPDPVTGGEYEELEAPYLHLPVFLHYRAPRVDKRHFSPAHAKSRETLPERVRRLLLPEPRRRPKMRARPNGPVSVACSAREMRVRVHTASLGAGGGGRVHVRLGSCDVSRRSEQSVFFQFELHECGTLRRIINNTVVYSNMLYYTSAVGVSGSEMFSVPVQCHFNRFYYSYKIGFVPAVERLKYFKPMKTKGTVTLTACDAQWNRLSPTEGFIIGQLMYFEAETLYVPDSERLFVHFCHVTTNSSRDSLPRINIINNHGCLMDSRRSSQSRFINSSKRNVVRFTIDAFVLQGKVQKYLFIHCEMSIRSSVPTETSKLCSYDQQEQRWEELHGVDSVCLCCDSYCIPKMTTLIQPLTNEFGTLVEQHPEGKSKNPTQSITEIFTSKPEHKLFPSERDYGTTSPERTLPSEHGHGTVTPPREHLLESENELLMPDSERGVLTQESDHGKITLEDTPTPEVEQGLLTPESTHTTLTPNSEHKILIPDDEHGEITWGGTPTLESEHEMPPAPDGEHEMPPPDGEHGLLTLYKEHKDLLLKSEQRPLIVDGEHVILTPEDKHGKTTPETPPTLVGVYETLLPEAERGSLTPDSEHRKAETFAPPAEQNLIAPVYKHAELQEPYRIFEEVFGLS
- the zp3d.2 gene encoding zona pellucida sperm-binding protein 3d.2 isoform X1 — its product is MGLVFVFMALFGTFARAAGSDPLPFPVPTPDPVTGGEYEELEAPYLHLPVFLHYRAPRVDKRHFSPAHAKSRETLPERVRRLLLPEPRRRPKMRARPNGPVSVACSAREMRVRVHTASLGAGGGGRVHVRLGSCDVSRRSEQSVFFQFELHECGTLRRIINNTVVYSNMLYYTSAVGVSGSEMFSVPVQCHFNRFYYSYKIGFVPAVERLKYFKPMKTKGTVTLTACDAQWNRLSPTEGFIIGQLMYFEAETLYVPDSERLFVHFCHVTTNSSRDSLPRINIINNHGCLMDSRRSSQSRFINSSKRNVVRFTIDAFVLQGKVQKYLFIHCEMSIRSSVPTETSKLCSYDQQEQRWEELHGVDSVCLCCDSYCIPKMTTLIQPLTNEFGTLVEQHPEGKSKNPTQSITEIFTSKPEHKLFPSERDYGTTSPERTLPSEHGHGTVTPPREHLLESENELLMPDSERGVLTQESDHGKITLEDTPTPEVEQGLLTPESTHTTLTPNSEHKILIPDDEHGEITWGGTPTLESEHEPPAPDGEHEMPPAPDGEHEMPPAPDGEHEMPPPPDGEHEMPPPDGEHGLLTLYKEHKDLLLKSEQRPLIVDGEHVILTPEDKHGKTTPETPPTLVGVYETLLPEAERGSLTPDSEHRKAETFAPPAEQNLIAPVYKHAELQEPYRIFEEVFGLS
- the zp3d.2 gene encoding zona pellucida sperm-binding protein 3d.2 isoform X4 is translated as MGLVFVFMALFGTFARAAGSDPLPFPVPTPDPVTGGEYEELEAPYLHLPVFLHYRAPRVDKRHFSPAHAKSRETLPERVRRLLLPEPRRRPKMRARPNGPVSVACSAREMRVRVHTASLGAGGGGRVHVRLGSCDVSRRSEQSVFFQFELHECGTLRRIINNTVVYSNMLYYTSAVGVSGSEMFSVPVQCHFNRFYYSYKIGFVPAVERLKYFKPMKTKGTVTLTACDAQWNRLSPTEGFIIGQLMYFEAETLYVPDSERLFVHFCHVTTNSSRDSLPRINIINNHGCLMDSRRSSQSRFINSSKRNVVRFTIDAFVLQGKVQKYLFIHCEMSIRSSVPTETSKLCSYDQQEQRWEELHGVDSVCLCCDSYCIPKMTTLIQPLTNEFGTLVEQHPEGKSKNPTQSITEIFTSKPEHKLFPSERDYGTTSPERTLPSEHGHGTVTPPREHLLESENELLMPDSERGVLTQESDHGKITLEDTPTPEVEQGLLTPESTHTTLTPNSEHKILIPDDEHGEITWGGTPTLESEHEMPPAPDGEHEMPPPPDGEHGLLTLYKEHKDLLLKSEQRPLIVDGEHVILTPEDKHGKTTPETPPTLVGVYETLLPEAERGSLTPDSEHRKAETFAPPAEQNLIAPVYKHAELQEPYRIFEEVFGLS
- the zp3d.2 gene encoding zona pellucida sperm-binding protein 3d.2 isoform X6, whose protein sequence is MGLVFVFMALFGTFARAAGSDPLPFPVPTPDPVTGGEYEELEAPYLHLPVFLHYRAPRVDKRHFSPAHAKSRETLPERVRRLLLPEPRRRPKMRARPNGPVSVACSAREMRVRVHTASLGAGGGGRVHVRLGSCDVSRRSEQSVFFQFELHECGTLRRIINNTVVYSNMLYYTSAVGVSGSEMFSVPVQCHFNRFYYSYKIGFVPAVERLKYFKPMKTKGTVTLTACDAQWNRLSPTEGFIIGQLMYFEAETLYVPDSERLFVHFCHVTTNSSRDSLPRINIINNHGCLMDSRRSSQSRFINSSKRNVVRFTIDAFVLQGKVQKYLFIHCEMSIRSSVPTETSKLCSYDQQEQRWEELHGVDSVCLCCDSYCIPKMTTLIQPLTNEFGTLVEQHPEGKSKNPTQSITEIFTSKPEHKLFPSERDYGTTSPERTLPSEHGHGTVTPPREHLLESENELLMPDSERGVLTQESDHGKITLEDTPTPEVEQGLLTPESTHTTLTPNSEHKILIPDDEHGEITWGGTPTLESEHEPPAPDGEHEMPPAPDGEHEMPPAPDGEHEMPPPPDGETKCRRRQTVSMAY
- the zp3d.2 gene encoding zona pellucida sperm-binding protein 3d.2 isoform X2; protein product: MGLVFVFMALFGTFARAAGSDPLPFPVPTPDPVTGGEYEELEAPYLHLPVFLHYRAPRVDKRHFSPAHAKSRETLPERVRRLLLPEPRRRPKMRARPNGPVSVACSAREMRVRVHTASLGAGGGGRVHVRLGSCDVSRRSEQSVFFQFELHECGTLRRIINNTVVYSNMLYYTSAVGVSGSEMFSVPVQCHFNRFYYSYKIGFVPAVERLKYFKPMKTKGTVTLTACDAQWNRLSPTEGFIIGQLMYFEAETLYVPDSERLFVHFCHVTTNSSRDSLPRINIINNHGCLMDSRRSSQSRFINSSKRNVVRFTIDAFVLQGKVQKYLFIHCEMSIRSSVPTETSKLCSYDQQEQRWEELHGVDSVCLCCDSYCIPKMTTLIQPLTNEFGTLVEQHPEGKSKNPTQSITEIFTSKPEHKLFPSERDYGTTSPERTLPSEHGHGTVTPPREHLLESENELLMPDSERGVLTQESDHGKITLEDTPTPEVEQGLLTPESTHTTLTPNSEHKILIPDDEHGEITWGGTPTLESEHEPPAPDGEHEMPPAPDGEHEMPPAPDGEHEMPPPPDGEHGLLTLYKEHKDLLLKSEQRPLIVDGEHVILTPEDKHGKTTPETPPTLVGVYETLLPEAERGSLTPDSEHRKAETFAPPAEQNLIAPVYKHAELQEPYRIFEEVFGLS
- the zp3d.2 gene encoding zona pellucida sperm-binding protein 3d.2 isoform X3, with the protein product MGLVFVFMALFGTFARAAGSDPLPFPVPTPDPVTGGEYEELEAPYLHLPVFLHYRAPRVDKRHFSPAHAKSRETLPERVRRLLLPEPRRRPKMRARPNGPVSVACSAREMRVRVHTASLGAGGGGRVHVRLGSCDVSRRSEQSVFFQFELHECGTLRRIINNTVVYSNMLYYTSAVGVSGSEMFSVPVQCHFNRFYYSYKIGFVPAVERLKYFKPMKTKGTVTLTACDAQWNRLSPTEGFIIGQLMYFEAETLYVPDSERLFVHFCHVTTNSSRDSLPRINIINNHGCLMDSRRSSQSRFINSSKRNVVRFTIDAFVLQGKVQKYLFIHCEMSIRSSVPTETSKLCSYDQQEQRWEELHGVDSVCLCCDSYCIPKMTTLIQPLTNEFGTLVEQHPEGKSKNPTQSITEIFTSKPEHKLFPSERDYGTTSPERTLPSEHGHGTVTPPREHLLESENELLMPDSERGVLTQESDHGKITLEDTPTPEVEQGLLTPESTHTTLTPNSEHKILIPDDEHGEITWGGTPTLESEHEPPAPDGEHEMPPAPDGEHEMPPPPDGEHGLLTLYKEHKDLLLKSEQRPLIVDGEHVILTPEDKHGKTTPETPPTLVGVYETLLPEAERGSLTPDSEHRKAETFAPPAEQNLIAPVYKHAELQEPYRIFEEVFGLS